A section of the Leminorella richardii genome encodes:
- the aqpZ gene encoding aquaporin Z, whose amino-acid sequence MFKKLSAEFFGTFWLVFGGCGSAVLAAAFPELGIGFAGVALAFGLTVLTMAYAVGHISGGHFNPAVTVGLFVGGRFSAKDVIPYIIVQTIGAIAAAAVLYSIASGKAGFDAAASGFASNGFGEHSPGGFSLQAAIIAELVLTAFFLIIIHGATDKRAPAGFAPIAIGLGLTLIHLISIPVTNTSVNPARSTGVAIFQGGWALEQLWVFWLVPIIGGIVGGLIYRCLLESKD is encoded by the coding sequence ATGTTTAAAAAGCTATCCGCTGAATTTTTCGGCACTTTTTGGTTGGTGTTTGGTGGTTGCGGCAGCGCCGTACTGGCTGCAGCATTTCCCGAGCTAGGCATTGGCTTTGCCGGTGTGGCGCTGGCGTTTGGTCTTACCGTTTTAACGATGGCTTATGCGGTAGGCCATATTTCCGGCGGGCACTTTAACCCAGCGGTAACTGTAGGTCTGTTTGTCGGTGGGCGCTTCTCGGCAAAAGACGTTATTCCCTATATCATCGTGCAAACCATTGGCGCCATTGCTGCAGCGGCAGTGCTTTACTCTATTGCCAGCGGGAAAGCCGGGTTTGACGCCGCCGCAAGCGGATTCGCTTCCAACGGCTTTGGTGAACACTCTCCTGGTGGATTCTCTCTGCAGGCTGCGATTATCGCCGAGCTGGTACTCACCGCATTCTTCCTTATCATCATTCATGGAGCTACCGACAAGCGTGCTCCTGCAGGATTCGCACCGATCGCTATTGGCCTAGGCTTAACGCTGATCCACTTAATCAGCATTCCCGTGACCAATACGTCGGTTAACCCAGCGCGCAGTACCGGTGTAGCAATCTTCCAGGGTGGCTGGGCACTTGAACAGCTGTGGGTTTTCTGGCTAGTGCCTATTATCGGCGGCATCGTTGGTGGCCTAATCTACCGCTGCCTGCTGGAAAGCAAAGACTAA
- a CDS encoding zf-TFIIB domain-containing protein — MKCPKCQNVALKTDLLDGFLPVQHCPNCGGNWLMLEDYLQHKHKVPEATEELEHAVLEAEETEKALLCPMTGALMTKFRIAKGTTHRLDLSVRVNGIWLDKGEWELLKAHGLAGKINTLFTDFWQRQVREAQADDRLDEMYRALLGDEDYEKAKALRDWLNQHPHRERIRAFLLAESSPSLIKR, encoded by the coding sequence GTGAAGTGTCCCAAATGTCAAAACGTCGCTCTTAAAACCGATCTGTTAGACGGCTTTTTACCCGTTCAGCACTGTCCAAACTGCGGCGGAAACTGGCTAATGTTAGAAGACTATTTGCAGCATAAGCATAAAGTGCCAGAGGCTACGGAAGAACTTGAACATGCCGTCTTAGAGGCTGAAGAAACTGAGAAAGCTCTACTGTGCCCAATGACCGGAGCTTTGATGACAAAGTTTCGAATTGCTAAGGGAACTACACACCGCTTGGATCTCAGCGTCAGAGTTAACGGTATCTGGCTAGATAAAGGCGAATGGGAGCTGTTGAAAGCACACGGTCTAGCGGGCAAGATTAATACACTGTTTACCGATTTTTGGCAGCGACAGGTGCGTGAAGCACAGGCAGATGACAGGCTTGACGAAATGTATCGTGCTTTGCTGGGTGATGAGGACTATGAAAAGGCTAAAGCCCTGCGTGACTGGCTGAATCAGCATCCACACAGAGAAAGGATCCGGGCATTTTTATTAGCCGAAAGCTCTCCGTCACTTATCAAGCGCTGA
- the thiH gene encoding 2-iminoacetate synthase ThiH produces the protein MNADFHSLWQNVDWDRATSSIYEKTTADVEQALAAKRCSLDDFMALISPAATAYLEPMAQKAQRLTRQRFGNTVGFYAPLYLSNLCANDCTYCGFSMSNRIKRKTLSEEEILQECQALNELGYQHILLVTGEHQGKVGMDYFRRNLPLIRQRVSSLMMEVQPLSTSDYAELKSLGLDAVMVYQETYHANTYQKNHLRGKKQDFFWRMATPERLGSAGIDKIGLGVLLGLCAEWRTDSYFLAQHLSYLQKRFWQSRYSISFPRLRPCTGGIQPEAILNDAQLVQLISAFRLFAPDVELSLSTRESPHFRDSVVPLAINSVSAGSKTQPGGYANDAPELEQFSPHDNRSPQQVATALLQKGLQPVWKDWDSYLGRGSQYF, from the coding sequence ATGAACGCTGACTTTCATTCACTCTGGCAGAACGTTGATTGGGATCGAGCAACGAGCTCTATTTACGAGAAAACGACTGCCGACGTTGAGCAAGCACTGGCAGCAAAACGATGTTCGCTAGACGACTTTATGGCGCTTATTTCACCAGCCGCTACCGCCTATCTGGAGCCTATGGCTCAAAAAGCCCAGCGCCTGACTCGTCAAAGATTTGGCAACACAGTGGGATTCTACGCACCGCTTTACCTCTCAAACCTCTGCGCCAACGACTGCACCTACTGCGGTTTCTCCATGAGTAATCGCATAAAGCGTAAGACGCTGTCAGAAGAAGAGATCCTGCAGGAGTGTCAGGCATTAAACGAACTGGGCTATCAGCATATTTTACTGGTGACCGGCGAGCATCAGGGAAAGGTTGGCATGGACTATTTTCGACGCAACCTGCCGCTGATACGCCAGCGGGTCAGCTCGCTGATGATGGAGGTTCAACCGCTGTCAACATCAGACTATGCCGAACTCAAATCTCTCGGATTAGATGCAGTCATGGTCTACCAGGAGACCTACCACGCTAACACCTATCAAAAAAACCACCTGAGGGGAAAAAAGCAGGACTTCTTCTGGCGCATGGCCACACCGGAAAGGCTTGGCAGCGCAGGGATCGATAAAATCGGCCTAGGCGTACTGCTTGGGTTATGTGCCGAATGGCGCACGGACAGCTACTTTTTGGCGCAGCACCTAAGCTACTTACAGAAGCGATTCTGGCAAAGCCGCTACTCTATTTCTTTCCCCCGCCTGCGCCCCTGCACGGGAGGCATTCAGCCTGAAGCCATCTTGAATGACGCACAGCTGGTGCAGCTTATCAGCGCCTTCAGGCTATTTGCTCCCGACGTTGAGCTGTCACTATCGACCCGGGAATCACCTCACTTTCGCGATAGCGTTGTTCCTCTGGCGATTAACAGCGTCAGTGCGGGCTCAAAAACGCAGCCGGGGGGATACGCTAACGACGCGCCGGAGCTTGAGCAGTTTTCCCCTCATGACAATCGCTCGCCTCAGCAGGTTGCCACAGCGCTGCTACAAAAGGGACTTCAGCCAGTTTGGAAAGACTGGGACAGCTATTTGGGAAGAGGTTCACAATATTTCTGA
- a CDS encoding thiazole synthase → MLTIAETTFTSRLFVGTGKFASANLMTTAIEASGSQLATMAMKRVSLGQQADDLVSPLSQLGIRLLPNTSGAKNAEEAVFAARLAKEALGTRWLKLEIHPDTRYLLPDPVETLKAAEQLVKEGFVVLPYCGADPVLCKRLEEVGCAAVMPLGAPIGSNMGLQTQAFLRIIIEQSMVPVIVDAGIGAPSHAAQAMEMGADAVLVNTAIAVARDPIGMANAFRLAVESGRQAYRCGLGTVRQDATAEASSPLTAFLHTESPIAVREVQ, encoded by the coding sequence ATGTTAACTATCGCAGAGACAACTTTTACTTCACGCCTGTTTGTCGGTACAGGAAAATTCGCCTCCGCCAATCTAATGACAACTGCCATTGAGGCCTCAGGATCACAGCTAGCAACCATGGCAATGAAACGAGTCTCTTTAGGGCAACAGGCCGACGATCTGGTTTCACCGCTTAGCCAGCTAGGTATTCGACTGCTGCCCAACACTTCCGGTGCCAAAAATGCTGAAGAAGCCGTATTCGCCGCCCGCTTGGCAAAAGAGGCGCTAGGCACGCGCTGGCTCAAGCTAGAGATACACCCAGACACTCGCTATCTGCTGCCAGATCCAGTAGAAACGCTGAAAGCGGCAGAGCAGCTAGTGAAAGAGGGATTTGTCGTTCTTCCCTACTGCGGTGCCGATCCCGTTTTATGCAAGCGTCTGGAAGAAGTCGGCTGTGCAGCGGTGATGCCGCTTGGAGCTCCCATCGGTTCTAATATGGGACTTCAAACTCAGGCTTTTTTACGTATTATCATTGAGCAGTCTATGGTGCCGGTTATTGTTGATGCAGGTATCGGCGCACCAAGCCACGCCGCTCAGGCGATGGAGATGGGGGCAGACGCTGTATTGGTCAATACCGCTATCGCCGTTGCCCGCGACCCAATCGGCATGGCCAATGCTTTTCGCCTCGCAGTAGAAAGCGGTCGTCAAGCTTACCGATGCGGCCTAGGCACTGTTCGTCAAGACGCCACGGCTGAAGCCTCCAGCCCGTTGACCGCCTTTCTCCATACAGAATCTCCCATTGCTGTTCGGGAGGTGCAATGA
- the thiS gene encoding sulfur carrier protein ThiS, giving the protein MHITINDSPLELTEDVSLFDVLTRLNHPVQGVAVAVNHTIVPKTAWQTHQLHHGDSVLIFQAIAGG; this is encoded by the coding sequence ATGCACATCACCATTAACGATTCTCCATTGGAACTGACAGAGGATGTCTCACTGTTCGACGTTTTAACGCGACTGAATCACCCGGTTCAGGGCGTTGCCGTCGCCGTTAATCACACCATCGTGCCTAAAACCGCCTGGCAGACGCATCAGTTACATCACGGAGACAGCGTGCTGATCTTTCAGGCTATTGCAGGAGGATAA
- a CDS encoding HesA/MoeB/ThiF family protein, with the protein MLSDDDFLRYSRQLLLEEIGEEGQRRLKHSTALIVGLGGLGSPVSLYLAAAGVGTLILADDDSLHQTNLQRQILFDTGDVKKPKAKLAVKRLKGLNPSINYRIEAQRIVPETLPELLNGVDLVIDCCDNMATRHAVNAACVNRSLPLISGSAVGFSGQLLVLTPPFTEGCYACLYPDREEPHRNCRTAGVLGPMVGAIGSLQALEAVKMLAGLPSALSGHLRLFNGKQHAWTSLRLRRDPQCSICGGLHAHHH; encoded by the coding sequence ATGCTGAGTGATGACGATTTTTTACGCTACAGCCGCCAGCTGCTGCTGGAAGAAATCGGCGAAGAGGGCCAGCGCCGCCTGAAGCATTCAACAGCGCTGATCGTCGGATTAGGAGGGCTAGGCTCCCCGGTTTCGCTGTATCTTGCCGCCGCCGGGGTAGGAACGCTCATTCTGGCGGACGACGATAGCCTTCATCAGACAAACCTTCAACGGCAGATCCTGTTTGATACTGGCGATGTTAAAAAGCCTAAGGCGAAACTGGCCGTTAAACGACTCAAAGGTCTTAATCCATCGATTAACTACCGTATAGAGGCACAGCGGATCGTACCGGAAACGCTGCCAGAGCTGCTTAACGGTGTGGACTTAGTCATTGACTGCTGCGACAACATGGCAACACGCCACGCGGTTAACGCCGCCTGTGTGAATCGTTCACTACCGCTGATTAGCGGCAGCGCTGTCGGCTTTAGTGGCCAACTGTTAGTTCTGACGCCACCTTTCACCGAAGGGTGTTATGCCTGTCTCTACCCTGATAGGGAAGAACCTCATCGCAACTGCAGAACAGCGGGAGTTCTTGGCCCCATGGTCGGCGCTATCGGCTCGCTACAGGCGCTGGAGGCTGTAAAAATGCTTGCCGGTTTACCCTCTGCGCTAAGCGGCCATCTGCGGCTTTTTAACGGTAAACAGCACGCGTGGACCAGCCTTCGGCTCAGACGAGATCCACAGTGCTCCATCTGTGGAGGGCTGCATGCACATCACCATTAA
- the thiC gene encoding phosphomethylpyrimidine synthase ThiC has protein sequence MSNRRTQRAQAQQFIDRLQGHAFPNSHRVYVQGSRDDLRVPLREIRLSPTLIGGTQNAPQYEDNEPVPVYDTSGPYGDPSSDIDVRQGLSPLRQRWIEERNDTAPLTQASSHFTQQRLADEGLDHLRYTHLPPPRRAKEGRCVTQLHYARAGIITPEMEFIALRENVGRERLRTEVLTRQHPGQSYGASLPENITPEFVRGEVAAGRAIIPANINHPEAEPMIIGRNFLVKVNANIGNSSLTSSIEEEVEKLVWATRWGADTVMDLSTGRYIHETREWIIRNSPVPIGTVPIYQALEKVNGVAENLNWEVFRDTLIEQAEQGVDYFTIHAGLLLRFIPLTANRLTGIVSRGGAIMAKWCLSHHRENFLYERFRDICEICSRYDVALSLGDGLRPGSVQDANDEAQFAELHTLGELTKIAWQYDVQVMIEGPGHVPMQMIHRNMTEQLEHCHEAPFYTLGPLTTDIAPGYDHFTSGIGAALIGWFGCAMLCYVTPKEHLGLPNKEDVKQGLIAYRIAAHAADLAKGHPGAQIRDNAMSKARFEFRWEDQFNLALDPETARAYHDETLPQASGKIAHFCSMCGPKFCSMKISQEVRDFAKEQTASGGMSEMAQRFRDRGNELYHPAAHAAVPLAATEENSHD, from the coding sequence ATGTCTAACAGAAGAACCCAGCGCGCTCAGGCGCAGCAGTTTATTGATCGACTACAGGGGCACGCGTTCCCCAATTCCCACAGAGTGTACGTTCAAGGTTCTCGCGACGATCTTCGCGTTCCGCTGCGGGAAATTCGCCTTAGCCCGACGCTCATCGGCGGTACACAAAACGCTCCACAGTATGAAGATAATGAACCGGTTCCCGTCTACGATACCTCAGGGCCTTACGGCGATCCGTCATCTGATATTGACGTCCGCCAGGGTCTTTCTCCTCTGCGCCAGCGCTGGATTGAAGAACGCAATGATACCGCTCCGCTCACACAGGCTTCCTCACACTTTACTCAACAGCGCCTTGCCGACGAGGGGCTAGACCATCTGCGCTACACGCACCTGCCGCCGCCAAGGCGCGCCAAAGAGGGCCGATGCGTGACTCAGCTTCACTATGCAAGAGCGGGCATCATCACGCCAGAAATGGAGTTTATCGCTCTGAGAGAAAATGTCGGCCGAGAGCGCCTGCGTACAGAAGTGCTTACTCGCCAACATCCAGGGCAGTCTTACGGCGCCAGTCTGCCGGAAAACATTACGCCGGAATTTGTCCGTGGGGAAGTGGCCGCAGGGCGCGCGATTATTCCCGCCAATATTAACCATCCCGAAGCAGAGCCGATGATTATCGGTCGCAACTTTCTGGTAAAAGTAAACGCCAACATTGGTAACTCATCGCTGACGTCTTCTATCGAGGAAGAGGTCGAAAAGCTGGTTTGGGCGACGAGGTGGGGTGCAGATACCGTTATGGATCTCTCCACCGGACGCTATATTCATGAAACCCGAGAGTGGATTATCCGTAATAGCCCCGTGCCGATTGGTACAGTACCTATTTATCAGGCTCTGGAGAAGGTTAACGGCGTTGCTGAAAACCTGAACTGGGAAGTATTCAGAGACACGCTGATTGAACAGGCAGAACAGGGTGTCGACTACTTTACTATCCACGCGGGTCTACTGCTGCGCTTTATCCCACTCACGGCCAATCGCCTAACGGGTATAGTGTCCCGCGGCGGCGCAATTATGGCCAAGTGGTGCCTCTCCCACCATAGAGAAAACTTCCTGTATGAGCGCTTCCGAGATATTTGCGAAATCTGTAGCCGTTACGACGTCGCACTCTCTTTAGGCGACGGCCTGAGGCCTGGCTCCGTACAGGATGCCAACGATGAAGCCCAGTTTGCCGAGCTTCACACTCTGGGTGAACTGACGAAAATCGCCTGGCAATACGACGTTCAGGTCATGATTGAAGGCCCCGGCCACGTTCCAATGCAGATGATCCATCGCAACATGACAGAGCAGCTGGAGCACTGCCATGAAGCCCCCTTCTATACCCTTGGCCCGTTGACCACCGACATTGCGCCCGGCTATGACCACTTTACTTCCGGCATTGGCGCCGCGCTTATCGGCTGGTTTGGCTGTGCCATGCTGTGCTACGTCACGCCAAAGGAGCATCTGGGGCTACCAAACAAAGAAGACGTTAAACAGGGGCTGATTGCCTACCGCATCGCCGCCCACGCCGCCGATCTGGCCAAAGGGCATCCCGGCGCTCAAATTCGCGATAATGCTATGTCGAAAGCGCGCTTTGAGTTCCGCTGGGAAGATCAGTTCAACCTTGCGCTGGATCCGGAAACGGCGCGCGCCTATCACGACGAAACGCTGCCGCAGGCATCCGGCAAAATCGCCCACTTCTGCTCAATGTGCGGCCCCAAGTTTTGTTCAATGAAAATATCGCAAGAAGTCCGCGACTTCGCGAAAGAGCAAACCGCCTCCGGCGGCATGAGCGAAATGGCTCAACGTTTTCGCGATCGAGGGAACGAACTCTATCATCCTGCCGCACATGCTGCCGTTCCGCTCGCGGCCACTGAGGAAAACAGCCATGACTAA
- the rsd gene encoding sigma D regulator: protein MLNRLETLTERVGGNHKLIDQWLESRKSLLVTYYRLVGIKPNKEKNIPLDEKALIDFGHHLVDYLSACHFHIYDRVIIQEEGAASPNLAVGQRVYPLLEENTQKIMAFYDSYVEKGINDDTILQLDKDLSTVGELLANRFMIEDKLIVEAIKNWESHHSSTEQS, encoded by the coding sequence ATGCTAAACCGACTTGAAACTCTTACTGAGCGCGTGGGCGGTAACCATAAACTGATCGATCAATGGTTAGAGTCGCGCAAAAGCCTGCTCGTGACCTATTACCGGCTGGTTGGTATTAAACCAAACAAAGAGAAAAATATCCCTCTCGATGAAAAGGCGCTGATCGATTTCGGTCATCATCTGGTGGACTACCTGTCCGCCTGCCATTTTCATATTTACGACAGAGTCATTATTCAAGAAGAGGGAGCTGCAAGCCCCAATCTCGCCGTTGGCCAAAGAGTTTATCCGTTACTGGAAGAAAATACTCAAAAAATCATGGCGTTTTATGACAGTTATGTTGAAAAAGGCATTAACGACGACACCATATTACAGCTGGATAAAGATCTTTCAACGGTCGGTGAGCTGCTGGCGAATCGGTTTATGATAGAAGACAAACTGATCGTCGAAGCCATCAAAAACTGGGAAAGCCATCACAGCTCTACCGAACAGTCATAA
- the nudC gene encoding NAD(+) diphosphatase: MEQQLRGDESGWWLLSYAGKLWLPKGELPFGLAQDFQLQGERAYRIGEWQSHPVWLIRQSRARDMASVRQLLNEDRGLFQLAGRAVQLEDFYRAHRFCGYCGHGMTISDREWACLCPNCHQRYYPQIAPCVIVAIRKEDKILLAQHNRHRGGIYTALAGFVEVGETLEQAVAREVHEESNLSIKNLRYISSQPWPFPHSLMVAYLADYDSGELKIDKSELLDANWFDFDRLPMLPPPGTVARRLIEDTVALCRAEREQG, from the coding sequence ATGGAACAACAGTTACGCGGTGATGAGTCTGGCTGGTGGCTATTAAGCTATGCCGGTAAATTGTGGCTTCCCAAGGGAGAATTACCCTTCGGTTTAGCGCAGGATTTTCAACTTCAGGGTGAGAGAGCGTACCGTATTGGAGAGTGGCAAAGCCATCCAGTTTGGCTGATTCGTCAGTCGCGAGCTCGGGATATGGCGTCGGTAAGGCAACTGCTGAATGAGGACCGCGGCCTCTTCCAACTGGCTGGGCGTGCTGTGCAGCTGGAGGATTTCTATCGCGCTCACCGCTTCTGTGGCTACTGCGGCCACGGGATGACGATTAGCGATAGGGAATGGGCATGCCTGTGTCCGAACTGCCATCAGCGTTACTATCCACAAATCGCGCCCTGCGTTATTGTCGCTATCCGTAAAGAAGACAAAATATTGCTGGCTCAGCACAATCGGCATCGGGGCGGCATTTATACCGCGCTGGCCGGGTTTGTCGAAGTGGGCGAGACGCTGGAGCAGGCCGTTGCCCGCGAAGTTCATGAAGAGAGTAATTTGTCTATCAAGAACCTGCGCTATATTTCTTCGCAGCCCTGGCCGTTCCCTCACTCGCTGATGGTGGCCTATTTAGCCGATTACGATAGCGGTGAGTTAAAGATTGATAAGTCTGAGTTGCTTGATGCCAACTGGTTTGACTTCGACAGGCTCCCCATGCTGCCCCCTCCGGGAACGGTAGCCCGACGGTTGATTGAAGATACAGTGGCTTTGTGTCGAGCGGAAAGAGAGCAGGGGTAG
- the hemE gene encoding uroporphyrinogen decarboxylase gives MNELKNDRYLRALLRQPVDVTPVWMMRQAGRYLPEYKATRAEAGDFMALCKNAELACEVTLQPLRRYELDAAILFSDILTVPDAMGIGLYFETGEGPRFERPVTCRADVEKLPVPDPEQELGYVMNAVRTIRRNLKGEVPLIGFSGSPWTLATYMVEGGSSKAFTKIKKMMYAEPETLHLLLDKLADSVILYLNAQIRAGAQSVMIFDTWGGVLTGRDYREFSLAYMHKIVDGLIRENEGRRVPVTLFTKGGGQWLEAMADTGCDALGLDWTTDIADARRRVGSRVALQGNMDPSMLYASPARIEKEVSDILAGFGQGTGHVFNLGHGIHQDVPPEHPKTFVDAVHRLSRPYHD, from the coding sequence ATGAATGAATTAAAAAACGATCGCTATCTGCGCGCTCTGTTGCGCCAGCCCGTTGACGTAACGCCTGTCTGGATGATGCGACAGGCTGGTCGCTATTTACCAGAATATAAGGCAACTCGCGCTGAGGCTGGGGATTTTATGGCTCTCTGTAAAAACGCCGAGTTGGCCTGTGAAGTAACCCTACAGCCTCTGCGTCGCTATGAGCTGGATGCCGCGATCCTGTTCTCCGATATTCTTACCGTGCCGGATGCGATGGGTATAGGGCTCTACTTTGAGACGGGGGAAGGCCCGCGCTTCGAGCGCCCGGTAACCTGCCGCGCGGACGTAGAAAAACTGCCGGTTCCTGACCCTGAGCAGGAACTGGGGTATGTGATGAATGCCGTACGCACTATTCGCCGCAATTTGAAAGGCGAAGTCCCCCTTATCGGTTTTTCCGGTAGCCCATGGACGCTGGCAACCTATATGGTAGAAGGGGGCAGCAGCAAGGCATTCACTAAGATTAAGAAGATGATGTATGCCGAGCCGGAAACCCTGCACTTGCTGTTGGACAAGCTGGCCGACAGCGTGATCCTGTATCTGAACGCCCAGATCCGCGCCGGCGCTCAGTCAGTCATGATTTTCGATACCTGGGGCGGGGTACTGACAGGGCGCGACTATCGCGAATTCTCTCTGGCCTATATGCATAAAATCGTTGACGGCCTGATTCGGGAAAACGAAGGCAGACGTGTACCAGTAACTTTGTTTACCAAGGGCGGCGGTCAGTGGCTGGAGGCGATGGCGGATACCGGATGTGATGCTCTGGGGCTGGACTGGACGACGGATATCGCCGACGCGCGCCGCCGGGTTGGTTCCCGTGTGGCTTTGCAGGGGAATATGGATCCTTCCATGCTGTATGCTTCGCCTGCGCGTATTGAGAAAGAAGTATCGGACATTCTGGCCGGGTTTGGTCAGGGTACCGGACATGTGTTCAATCTGGGGCACGGCATACATCAAGACGTGCCGCCTGAACATCCGAAAACCTTTGTTGATGCGGTGCATCGTTTGTCTCGGCCATACCATGATTGA
- the nfi gene encoding deoxyribonuclease V (cleaves DNA at apurinic or apyrimidinic sites), with translation MIDTAALRAEQIEKAKAVIKQDNQGFDEPKWIAGADVGFEQDGKITRAAIAVLSYPSLELVEYRVARVPTSLPYIPGLLSFREYPALMAAWSQLTTVPQLVLVDGQGIAHPRRLGVASHFGLLIDVPTIGVAKSRLCGKYDESGLQDGAAVPLVDKDEQIGWVWNSKARCKPLYVSVGHRVSQESALLWVERCMRGYRLPEPTRWADAIASRRPAFVRWLAAHPEKNVDEG, from the coding sequence ATGATTGATACTGCGGCGCTGAGGGCTGAGCAGATAGAAAAAGCCAAAGCGGTGATCAAACAGGACAATCAGGGTTTTGACGAACCTAAATGGATTGCCGGAGCCGATGTGGGCTTCGAGCAAGACGGTAAGATAACGAGGGCGGCAATCGCCGTCCTCAGTTATCCCTCTTTGGAGCTGGTGGAGTATCGCGTCGCTAGAGTGCCCACTTCGCTTCCCTATATTCCCGGCCTGCTTTCCTTTCGTGAATATCCAGCGCTGATGGCCGCTTGGTCACAGTTAACCACTGTTCCTCAACTGGTGTTGGTCGACGGTCAGGGTATTGCCCACCCTCGTCGTCTCGGTGTAGCTAGCCACTTTGGCCTGCTGATAGACGTGCCGACAATAGGCGTTGCTAAAAGCCGGCTGTGTGGGAAATACGATGAGTCTGGCCTGCAGGATGGTGCTGCGGTACCGCTGGTGGATAAAGACGAGCAGATTGGCTGGGTTTGGAACAGTAAGGCTCGCTGTAAGCCGCTCTATGTTTCTGTCGGCCACCGCGTTAGTCAGGAAAGCGCACTGCTTTGGGTCGAACGCTGTATGCGCGGCTATCGGCTTCCTGAACCTACTCGCTGGGCGGACGCGATTGCGTCACGGCGCCCGGCTTTTGTGCGCTGGCTTGCCGCGCATCCGGAAAAGAACGTCGATGAAGGTTGA
- a CDS encoding YjaG family protein — MLRNPIHLRLEKLASWQHYTFMACLCERMFPNYQAFCLETGFAEPQIYRRILDLVWETLVVKDAKVNFDSQLEKLEEAIPDADNFDIYGVHPAIDACVALSEVLHAHLSGETQEHAVAVSESSIRTVAMLEMTQAGREMTDDELKVLPSIENEWDVQWEIYRLLADCEERDLELIKGLRADLKEAAVSNIGINLA, encoded by the coding sequence ATGCTGCGTAATCCCATTCATTTAAGGCTGGAAAAACTGGCCAGCTGGCAACATTATACTTTTATGGCCTGCCTGTGCGAACGCATGTTCCCAAACTATCAGGCTTTCTGCCTTGAAACCGGGTTTGCCGAGCCGCAGATTTATCGGCGCATTTTGGATTTGGTCTGGGAAACGCTAGTGGTTAAAGACGCCAAAGTGAACTTTGACAGCCAGCTTGAGAAGCTGGAAGAGGCGATCCCCGATGCAGACAATTTTGATATTTACGGCGTTCACCCAGCAATTGACGCCTGTGTTGCATTGAGTGAAGTGCTTCATGCGCACCTGAGTGGAGAGACGCAGGAACATGCTGTCGCCGTTAGCGAGTCTTCTATCCGTACCGTCGCTATGTTGGAAATGACACAGGCGGGGAGAGAAATGACCGATGATGAACTGAAAGTTCTGCCGTCGATAGAGAACGAATGGGACGTACAGTGGGAAATTTATCGTCTGTTGGCTGACTGTGAAGAACGCGATTTGGAGTTGATCAAAGGGCTCAGAGCAGACCTGAAAGAGGCCGCTGTGAGCAATATTGGCATAAATTTAGCCTAA
- the hupA gene encoding nucleoid-associated protein HU-alpha — protein MNKTQLIDVIADKAGLTKTQAKAALESTLGAITESLKDGDPVQLVGFGTFKVNHRNARTGRNPQTGKEIKIAAANVPAFVSGKALKDAVKK, from the coding sequence ATGAACAAGACTCAACTGATTGACGTAATTGCAGACAAGGCTGGTCTTACCAAAACTCAGGCCAAAGCGGCACTGGAATCAACCTTAGGCGCAATTACTGAGTCTCTGAAAGACGGTGACCCAGTACAACTGGTTGGTTTTGGTACATTCAAAGTAAATCACCGCAATGCCCGTACTGGCCGTAACCCTCAGACTGGCAAAGAAATCAAAATTGCGGCGGCTAACGTTCCAGCATTCGTTTCAGGCAAAGCACTGAAAGACGCTGTTAAGAAGTAA